Within the Desulfobacterales bacterium genome, the region TAGTATTTCTCTTTAAGCATTGCATCTCAGTTCAATTTGCTCAATAAAAACTGAGCTCCAGCTTCGGCGATAGCTGTTGCATGCCCTCTTAGAATGTGATTGTTTTAAAAACGGCACATTCACCCAATTGGAAAAACACCTAGCTTGAGCAGTAAAATGCCTGCGACATCCCCTCTATACAAACGCATTAAGCGCCATGTCATTGGACGGGAGCACCTCTTTTTTGCAGCCACCTCTCCGGGTTTTGAAAACAGTTGTCATCAGGAGTTGCTCAATCGTCTGCCCGACATCCGTCAGGTCAGTACCATCCCGGGTGGGGTGGAATTTATGGGCAGGCTGGAAGACTGCTTTTATGCGAATTTACACCTGCACCTGCCCAATCGCATATTGATGCGCATCAATACCTTCAAAGCTACCAATTTCAGGCAGCTTGAAAAAAAGGCAGGCGATATGGCCTGGGAGTTGTATCTGCCTCTCCAAACCCGCTTGAAGGTGCATGTAGCAGCCCGGCATTGCAGACTGCATCACACCAATGCAATAGCCGAAAGAATTGATCGGGCCATCAGCGAGCGAATGTCCGACTTCACATTTGAACAAGAAATTTCTGCGACTACAGGCGCCGATCAGCATATCTATGTGCGCGGTGTTGACGATCATTTTAGCGTATCGATCGACAGCAGCGGTGACCTTCTTTACAAACGTGGTCTCAAAGCTCACAGCGGCAAGGCACCGCTGCGTGAAACCCTGGCAGCCGGCGCCTTGGTGCTGGCCGGTTACGATGGCCGGGAACCTTTACTGGATCCGCTGTGCGGCAGCGGGACCTTCTCGCTGGAAGCTGCCCTGATGGCCAAACAAATACCGGCTGGCTGGTTTCGGGATTTTGCCTTTACCCGCTGGCCCTCTTTTATCGAAAAACGCTGGAATTACATCAGACGCCAGGCCGCATCCAGAATTTTGCAGCCCCAACAGCGATTGATCTTTGCCTCAGATACTGACAGCGAGGCTTGCCATAAGCTGGAAAGCTGCATTCAGAATTACAACCTGAACGATACCGTTGCGGTTCGCCAGATTGATTTTTTTGAGTTTGATCCGCGCGATGTGTCCGACCGGACCGGAACCGTCTGCATCAACCCGCCTTACGGGCGCCGCCTCGGTGGGAAACAAGAATCCGAAGAATTTTTTCATGCTGTAGGTGAAAAGCTCAGGCAGGCATACCGGGGGTGGAAGCTGGTGTTAATAGCGCCCAGCAGACAAACAATGAAATCGTTCCAATTTCAAATGCAATCTATCCCCATATGGCATGGTGGTTTGAAATTGAGGTTGTTGATCGGAAAGATTAAATGATTGTTGAGAAGATGGTGACATTTAGCGAGAAAAGATTTTTTTAACCACAAAGAGCACGAAGAAACACGAAGAAAAACATTAAAGTTTTAAGTGTTACGCTTCGTGGCCTTCGTGAGCTTCGTGGTAAAGATCGCCGCACGGAAACATTAGGATACTTATTATCCACCACTAAGAGCACGAAGAAGCACGAAGATTAACTAAATTAATATTTAGCTTCTTAACTTTGTGTCTCTGTGTCTCTGTGGTTAAACTACAGAGGATCCGGTCCGCAAAGATTTTCTGCATTGGCGGCGGCCCGACCGCAATTTTTGCAGACAAACTTGGCGTTGCGAACATAATTTTTGTATTCTTCAAGATTATTCTTTACAAAGCCCACGTTGTCGGCCATGCACAGATGGGCTTCATGCCCCGGATGGGGTTCAGTCAGATGTTGGGGGAGTGGAAACCATTCAGCCATTTTTACACCTCCAATATTTTTAAAGATTTACAAAACACTTTTTATCTAAAATATATATTAAGAATAAGAATCATAGAATTGGTGTCAAATGATAATAAATTCGCTTTTAATTTTTGGGTAAAATAATATAAGTGAAAAGCTTATACGAACTTGATTTAAGAAACGAAAAAAACTATTCTCACCTATTTTTATGCTTGAATAATTCATTTAGTGGAGGTGATATATGGATAACAAGGACGTACGTGTCAACGGCAAGCGCCTGCAAACCTCGCTGGAGGAGATGGCCAAAATCGGGGCCACACCGGGAGGGGGTGTTCAGCGTCTGACCCTTACAGATGAAGACAAAAAGGCCCGCGATCTTTTTGTCTCATGGCTTAAAGAATTGAACCTGGAAATTACCATCGACGAAATGGGCAACATCTTCGGAAAACGCCCGGGAAAAAACAATGACCTGCCGCCGGTGATGAGCGGCTCGCACATTGATTCCCAGCCCAAGGGTGGGCGCTTTGACGGGATTCTGGGGGTGATGGGGCCGTTGGAAGTATTGCGCACTTTGCATGAAAACAACATCGAAACCGAGCGGCCGATTACGATCGTCGATTGGACCAACGAAGAAGGATCGCGTTTTGCACCGGCGATGGTTGCATCCGGGGTATGGGCAGGAGCGTTGGAGCGTGATTGGGTTTATGATCGCACCGATATAAACGGCAAGCGCTTTGAAGACGAACTGATCCGCATCGGCTACAAAGGCAGCGCACCGGCAAAAAAATGGCCGGTGCACTGCTACTATGAATACCATATCGAACAGGGACCGATGCTGGAACGCGAGGGCAAAAAAATCGGAGCCCCCAAAGGCATTTTGTGCCTGCACTGGTATGATATTTATCTGGAAGGAGAGGCCAACCAGGTGGGGCCGACCCCCATGGAAGGCCGGCATGATGCCCTGTGCGCTGCGGCTGAGATGATTTTAAAAGTCAATGAGCTGCCGGATCGCATGGGCGGCAATATGGTGGCCACTGTCGGCGAAATCCAGAATTATCCCAATTCGCGAAATATCATTCCGGATAAGGTTCATTTTACGGTGGACATCCGCTCGTGGGACGACGACCATGCCTTAAAGGCCTGGGAAATTGTTCGCAAGAATTTTGAAGATATTGCCGCACGCAGGGGCTGCCCGATCAAAATAGAAGAAACCTGGCGGGTGGAGCATTCACCTTTCGATGAAAAATTGGTGCAGCGGATTTTAGATGTTGCCGATGGGCTGGGGTATTCCAGCCTGCACATGGTCAGCGGCGCCGGACACGATGCCAGTTATATGAATCAGGTGTGCCCGACAGCCATGATTTTCGTGCCCAGCATTGGCGGCCGCAGCCATGTAGAGGTTGAAAGCACCACCTGGGAGGATTGTGAAGCCGGTGCCAATGTTTTGCTGCATGCTATGCTGCAGTCCGCCAACGAAGTGTAAAATAGCCACGAAAACACGAAATTTAAAAAGCACGAAAATTTTATTCTCATAAACAATTGGAAAAATAAAAAGGTGCAGGACTTAATTCCTGCACCTTATGTTTTTTTTGATACCGAAATTGGCTTTAAAGGGTTATGCGGATTTAGAATTGATCAAGCTATCCACAAAATTTTTAAAATGCGAGTCCATAGCCGGAACATACAATTCAACCAAAGTGGGGATTACATACCCTAAGATAAACAATGGACAGCACGAAAGCGATGGGATTATAAACCTGAGATATTAATCGAATACCACAAGTTTTTAGGAGTTTCGAAATCTTTGATATGTTGGAGTAACATGCAGTTTTGAAAATAATTTTCAGTTGTAGAGATATATTTATTTTGGATAGGTGTCTATATGGGGCATAATGGCCTTGCCGAGCCAATCGATGCTTTTTCCAAGGTGACGCATGTTTGCTAAGCCTTCCTCGTCTTTAAGAACCTCTCCTTTACCTAAGCCAAAACCCATATTCCAATAAGTCGAGCAAGGAATGACCATTCTGGACATTTGGAACATGTGGTTGATGGTATCATATGCATGTGTGGCACCGCCTCTTCTAACCGCTACTACTGCAGCCCCTATTTTGCCAGAAAAAGCGTGGCCGTTGGCATAAGCCACATAACCTGCTCTTTCAGTCAATGCCTTCAAATCGGCAGATACTGCTGCAAAATAGGTAGGGGAACCCAGAATCATTGCATCAGCTTTTAACATTTTTGAAAAGATAGTGTTAAATTTATCTTTTTTGACTGAGCATTCATTGTCTTTATTTTCAAAACATTTTTCACATGCAATGCAACCGCGAATTGCTGTTCCACCCACTTTTTCAAGTTCTGTTTCCCAGCCTGCGGTTTTCAGTTCACCGAGAACCTCCTTTAGAAGTAATTCGGTATTCCCTTCCTTACGTGGACTTCCGTTTATTGCTATTACATACATAAAGCCTCCTTTTGTTACCAGTTGCACAGCTATTTGCGTCGACTGCATAAGCCTTGTTAAGCAATTTAAAATCTCATCACAATCTTTCCAACAGTCCTCTGATTCAGCATATCGTTTAAGGCTTCACCTACCTGATCAAGAGCGATAGTCTTTAGAACAGGCACCTTGATTTTTCCTTGTTCAACCAATGACGAGAATGCATGTCCTGCTGATGTCAAAGCGGCTTTAGCAGATATGCCATGCCTGTGTCCTGCCCCCAAACTAAGCTGGTGAAAACTTAACCCTTTCATAAAAGCATCTTGGTACTTAAGAGGTCTAACGGTATCTACCAGTTCAACCATTTGGCCTTCATATTTTAGAGAATTTGCAACAAAAATATCATTATCAGAGCCGACGGTATCAAGTCCTATAGAAACACCCTGTTGTTCTGTTATATCAAGCACACGGGCAACGACGTCTTCGGCCTTATAGTCTATAACGTGGGTTGCGCCCAGTTCCCTCACATATTTGTGATTAGCTGTCGAGCAGGTGACGATGATCTTCTCTAAATCAAAATATGAAGCTATCTGAGTTGCGAAGCCCCCAACGCCTCCTGAGCCGCCTGTAATTAGAATGGAATTATGTTCATGTGCTCGCAGCTTGTCATTCAGCGCACGCCAAGCTGTCCAGCCTGCGCAGGGTATTGCAGCTGCAACCTCTGCCCTCACACCTGGATGCGGAATAAGTGCTTGCGCATCTTGGACAGTAAACTCAGCAAAACCTCCATTTGGACGGAACATGTCTCCATGGCAAAGTACTCGGTCACCGACCATCCATTTTTCGACTTTTCTGCCTATTTTAGCAATGTAACCTGATACATCCAAACCAGGGACCCAAGAATTCTCCATATTGGGCACCATGGATTTCCATAATCTTATTTTCGCATCTACTGGATTTAGACCACAGGCATCTACTTCAATTAAAACATCATCATCACTTATGCTCGGAACTGGAAGCTTTGATACTTGAAATTGATCTGTCTTGGGGGCAAATGTGAGAGCTCGCATACTTCGGTCCCCTATCTGGTTTTTTCCTAATATTGATATTCTGCATATGTCCATATGGGAATGCTATATAGCCGTTTCGATAACATCCCATGTAGGGACAAAAAAATAGCCAATTTCAGACTACTATCGTATTTCGAATCAGCTATAGATCAGTATATTCGGATTACAGTAACTATTGAGAGAAACACAACTATCGCAATTTTACATATATCAAACAAGTATCACAAGGTTTTTCAGGGTTTCAAAAATACCGATTTGACTTTGCTACAATTAGGCTAAAGGAGGGGGTGGTGGAGGAAGTTCTCCCTTCTTATATGCCTCTCGAGCCTTTCTTACAGGTATGTGGGTTTCACAAGGCACACCAACTTGGCAGAGGCCACAGCCGTAACCTTCATAGTTATAAGTCTTTTTGACATACTGACTGGCAGCTATCAGGTGCTGACGGCAGGTTTCCTTGTCGTGGCCTGCAGTGGTGAGTGCTCGTACCGGGCAGCGATCAATGCATTTGCCACATGAGCTATCGGCAAAGAAAGAACACCAGGCACGGTGGTTGTTATAGAACCTGATAGAAGGCTCCACTTGTATGTTTGCCACCACAGAACCGGTTCTCATGGCCTTGCCTTTAGGGGTGATCAGTCCGTCACAAAGCCCAAAAGTACCCAATCCCGCGGCGTGGGCTGCGTGGCGTTCTGACCAGGATGACGCATATCCGTAATTCTTCGATTTCACCCAAGCCCAATTCGGTGCCAGCATTGGCGCCACTGCCGGATAGCCATGATCGGTCAGGGTCTCAGCAACATGCGCCCTGAGACCGGCATTGCACTTTTCACCTTCAATGCGCGCTCTCGCCCAGTCCTCGGCGGGAAATTTTCTTGCTTTGCGGTTCATATCACGCACGGCTTTACGCTGAGGTAAAACCCAGGAGATGACCGTGAGGTCTCCGGGGGTAGCCTTGCTATCGGGGTGATATTGATTATAGATCTCCCAGGGAGTCCAGTGAAAAGGACCGATATACTCCTTGTATTCTTGGAAGAGGGGGTCAGCCCCTGAGGCAAAGCCCACCAAAGCCTCATCCCAGGCCGGGGTACCGTCTTTGTTTTGCAGATTGTTAAGGGGAGATTTGGCTAAGAAACGTTCTACTAAGCCGGTGATCCAAGCTGTTGGGTTTTCTTCTTTTGGCATGATTATGCTCCTGTTTCTTGGCATATTTAAACTCATGATAGCGGTTGGGAAAACTTGCCAAGACTTTAATTCATCCAAATTGCATATGTGTTTTTGATACCAGAACCAAGCACACTTGCCAATAGTCTTCAACCGGCATTGATCGATCTTACCACGTAATATTTGCAACATTCTTTTGGTAAGCAAAAAGGTGCAGGAATTATTTCCTGCACCTTTTTTTGCAAACCGGCTAACGGGCCAACGGGCTCAACGGAACAACGCGCCAACCCGCTAAAAATTTTCGAAGGGTTCTCTTTTGATAAACCTACCCCGACCGACCTGACCGACAAACTCCATCTGATCGCCGTTCCACTGGGACACTTTTTTGCCGCGCGCGTAGACCACTTTGGGCATCCCGGTGACCTCAAAGCCCTCGTAGGGCGTGTAGTCAACGTTCATATGCAGTTTGCTCTGGGTGACGGTAAACTTTTGATCGGGATCAAAAACCACTATATCGGCATCTTTGCCGACAGCGATCTCACCCTTGTCCTTGAGACCGAACATACGGGCAGTACCGGATGAGAGCACATCCACCATCTTCTCGAGGCTGATACGCCCTTTGGCCACCCCTTCCGAGTGCAGCATGATGAGCAAAGTTTCGATCCCCGGCGCACCATTGGGGATTTTCTTGTAGTCGTCTTTGCCGTTCATGTCCTTGATGCCTTTGAAGTCAAACGGGCAATGGTCGGTAGCCACCACCTGCAGATCTCCGCCACGCAAACCCTCCCACAGGGCTGTGTTGCTTTCTTTGGTTCGCAGCGGGGGCGACATGACGTATTTAGCGCCGTTCCAATCCGGCTCTTTATAGCGCTCGTCATCCAGCAGCAGATACTGCGGGCAGGTCTCGGCATAGACGTTCACGCCGCGATCGCGCGCTTCTTTGACAATCCAGAGTCCTTCTTTGGACGACAGGTGCACGATGTAGATGCGGGATCCGGTCAACTCGACCATTTTAGAGGCCCGGTAGATGGCTTCTTCTTCGGCTATATTCGGCCGACTCATGGCATGGTAGTAAGGATCCAGCTTGCCTTCTTTTTCCAGCACCGCGTTCATGTGATCGATGATATGCACATTTTCAGCATGCACCTGAACCAGACCGCCATATTCTTTGGTTTGTTCCAGCAGTTTGACCATGGTGGCATCATCGACCCTGAAGTCATAAACCATAAATATCTTAAAACTGGGGGTGCCGTAATCCTGGCAAGCCGCTTTGACTTCCTCGATGACTTCCGGTCTGGGATCCATGACCGCCGGGTGCAGGGAATAATCAACCACCGCTTTGCCTTCCGCTAAGGCTTTTTTGCGTTCTATGGCTTCGAGCAATGACTCGCCTTTTTGCTGCAGGTCAAAATCCACCACACAGGTTACACCGCCGCAGGCAGCCGCGATGGTGCCGCTTTCATAATCGTCCTGAGCGTAGGTTCCCATAAACGGCATGGAAATGTGGGTATGCGGATCGATGGCGCCGGGCAGCACATAAAGCCCTTTGGCATCAATCACTTCATCAGCCGGATTGTCCAGGTCTGTTCCGATCGCCGTTATCCTGTCGCCGTCGGCAAAGACGTCGGCCACATAGCGACCGGTGGCATTAACGATCGTACCGCCTTTAAATAACACACTCATTGGGACCCTCCTTTGTAAATGGCTCATGTTTTACGTCTTTTTCCAGACTGCTGTCCATTACAGCCGTGTCTTGACGTTTCCATCCTTTGGGCATTTCCTTGTGTGAAATCAGGTCCGGGACCGGACAGACAAATTTGCACAGCATACAGCTTAAACATTTGTCTTCGATCACATTCGGCCGACGGCTCTCGGCATCCCATTCAATGGCCTGGCCGGCGGCATCCTGACAGACAATATAGCACTGCCCGCAGCCGATGCATTTATCCATATCATATTCGGCAATTCCCTGACGCTCCAGATCAAAAGCCTCGGTTTCATGCAGGTTCGGCAGGGCTTTGCCCACTAGATCCGAGATCTGTTTAACGCCGCTTTCGGTCATAAAATCCGATAGGCCTTCGATCATATCATCGATGATGCGATAGCCGTAATGCATAATGCCGCTGGTCACCTGAATGGTTGACGCCCCCAGCAGGATATATTCTAAGGCATCGATCCAGGTCTCAATACCGCCAATACCGGAAAGCGGCAGGTTCAGCTGATCGTTTTGGGCCATGGAGGCAATGAAATTCAACCCGATGGGCCGCACTGCCGGTCCGGAGGTCCCGCTGATAGCCCCTTTGCCGAAAACATTGGGGGTGGGCACAAAATCATCCAGGCCCACCGAGGAAATGCCCCGCACGGTATTGATGGCGGAAATGGCGTCGGCGCCGCCATTTTTGGCATACATGGCTGGCTCATTCATATCGGTAATATTAGGCGTCATTTTGGCGATCACCGGGATAGATACAACCTCTTTGACCGCCGCGGTAAAACCCTCGAGCAATTGGAAAGCCTGGCCGACCTTATGACCGGCACCTTCGATGCACATGTGCGGGCAGGAAAAGTTAAGCTCCAACAAATCGGCCCCGTTGTCTTCAGCGGCTTTGGCCAGGTACACCCATTCATCGGTAAAAAATCCCATGATACTGGCGATGATCGGATAATCCGGATAGTTTTTCTTCAAATACAGAAACTCCATCAGATTGTCTTTGAGCGGGCGGTCAGAAATCATCTCAACGTTTTGCACCGCTACTTGCTTTTTGCTGCCAATATCAACGCAGTGCATACGGGGTGAAGGATGCACGATGGGCAGGCGGTCTGAATTCAGGGTTTTAAAGACCACCCCGCTCCAGCCGGCATCAAATGACCGCGCCACCATCTCGGCGCTGTTGGAAACCGGTGATGATGACAACAGAAACGGGTTTTTGAAATGAACACCGCAAAAATCTATGGATAAATCGACGTTATTTGCCACAGTTATTTCTCCTTCTTCATAGGTTCAAAGGTTCTAAGTTCAAGAGCTTGTTTAATTGGTTTTATTGGTCTTATTGGTTGAATTGGTTGGCTTAACTCGAACCAATTGAACGAATTGAACCAATTAGACTAATGAAACGTTTGCCGGCAGGCAAACCTTGAACCTATTTCGCCAGAAATTTTTTGATGGCCCGGGCGGCCACCTTACCATCCTGCACAGCTTGGACCACCAAGGCTGGGCCGCGAACAATATCACCGCCAGCAAAAAGACCGGGAACCGATGTCTCGCCGGTTTCAGGATCGGCTTTGATCAATTTTTTGCCATCAACCTTGACGTTCGGGTACCATTCGGGTGAATCATCAGGCGCTATATTGCCGATGGCCTCGATCACCATATCCGCATCCAGGTTCCATTCCGAACCCTTGATTTCGACCGGACTTCTTCTACCGGATTCATCCGACTTTCCCAGCCGGGTGCGGATGAGTTTCAATCCTTTAAGACGGTTCTTTTTATCGGTTATGTAATCCATTGGTTGATTGAGCAGCAGAAAATGGACCCCGGTTTCCAGGGCTTCGATACGCTCATCGGGTTCAGCGGGCATCTGCGAATAAGAGCGTCGGTAGATCAAATAGACATCTTTGGCACCCAGACGGACAGCAGACTCGATGCAGTCCATGGCTACCGAACCGCCACCGATGACGGCAATGGTTTTACCTTTGACATTTTTTTCCATTTTCTCAAAGCGCCCATCACGTAAGGACGCAAGATAGTCCACCGATGAGTATAGGCCCTGAATGTCTTTGGCGTCCGATTTGATCGTGGCCGCATCCCACAGCCCCGGTGCCAGAAAGACAGCATCAAAGCCATCCTGCAGCAATTTTTCCGCTGCGCTCTTGCCTTCAACCGGTGAATTGCAC harbors:
- the hydA gene encoding dihydropyrimidinase codes for the protein MSVLFKGGTIVNATGRYVADVFADGDRITAIGTDLDNPADEVIDAKGLYVLPGAIDPHTHISMPFMGTYAQDDYESGTIAAACGGVTCVVDFDLQQKGESLLEAIERKKALAEGKAVVDYSLHPAVMDPRPEVIEEVKAACQDYGTPSFKIFMVYDFRVDDATMVKLLEQTKEYGGLVQVHAENVHIIDHMNAVLEKEGKLDPYYHAMSRPNIAEEEAIYRASKMVELTGSRIYIVHLSSKEGLWIVKEARDRGVNVYAETCPQYLLLDDERYKEPDWNGAKYVMSPPLRTKESNTALWEGLRGGDLQVVATDHCPFDFKGIKDMNGKDDYKKIPNGAPGIETLLIMLHSEGVAKGRISLEKMVDVLSSGTARMFGLKDKGEIAVGKDADIVVFDPDQKFTVTQSKLHMNVDYTPYEGFEVTGMPKVVYARGKKVSQWNGDQMEFVGQVGRGRFIKREPFENF
- a CDS encoding NAD(P)-dependent oxidoreductase yields the protein MSAVDKFKHMRKGLDLAQAIAEADRCLLCHDAPCSEGCPADTRPAEFIRKLRFKNITGAIRTIKQNNILGGACGVLCPTSRLCEEKCSAMFKSQNRPEGADRPIQIGEIQRFLIEHSWDRGFKVFEKPASRAEKIAVVGSGPGGLSCAAELAQEGYQVTVFEARPEPGGVLRYGVVSYRFDMDFLEREMEDIKSLGITFKCNSPVEGKSAAEKLLQDGFDAVFLAPGLWDAATIKSDAKDIQGLYSSVDYLASLRDGRFEKMEKNVKGKTIAVIGGGSVAMDCIESAVRLGAKDVYLIYRRSYSQMPAEPDERIEALETGVHFLLLNQPMDYITDKKNRLKGLKLIRTRLGKSDESGRRSPVEIKGSEWNLDADMVIEAIGNIAPDDSPEWYPNVKVDGKKLIKADPETGETSVPGLFAGGDIVRGPALVVQAVQDGKVAARAIKKFLAK
- a CDS encoding zinc-binding dehydrogenase; the encoded protein is MRALTFAPKTDQFQVSKLPVPSISDDDVLIEVDACGLNPVDAKIRLWKSMVPNMENSWVPGLDVSGYIAKIGRKVEKWMVGDRVLCHGDMFRPNGGFAEFTVQDAQALIPHPGVRAEVAAAIPCAGWTAWRALNDKLRAHEHNSILITGGSGGVGGFATQIASYFDLEKIIVTCSTANHKYVRELGATHVIDYKAEDVVARVLDITEQQGVSIGLDTVGSDNDIFVANSLKYEGQMVELVDTVRPLKYQDAFMKGLSFHQLSLGAGHRHGISAKAALTSAGHAFSSLVEQGKIKVPVLKTIALDQVGEALNDMLNQRTVGKIVMRF
- a CDS encoding epoxyqueuosine reductase, which produces MPKEENPTAWITGLVERFLAKSPLNNLQNKDGTPAWDEALVGFASGADPLFQEYKEYIGPFHWTPWEIYNQYHPDSKATPGDLTVISWVLPQRKAVRDMNRKARKFPAEDWARARIEGEKCNAGLRAHVAETLTDHGYPAVAPMLAPNWAWVKSKNYGYASSWSERHAAHAAGLGTFGLCDGLITPKGKAMRTGSVVANIQVEPSIRFYNNHRAWCSFFADSSCGKCIDRCPVRALTTAGHDKETCRQHLIAASQYVKKTYNYEGYGCGLCQVGVPCETHIPVRKAREAYKKGELPPPPPPLA
- a CDS encoding flavodoxin family protein — its product is MYVIAINGSPRKEGNTELLLKEVLGELKTAGWETELEKVGGTAIRGCIACEKCFENKDNECSVKKDKFNTIFSKMLKADAMILGSPTYFAAVSADLKALTERAGYVAYANGHAFSGKIGAAVVAVRRGGATHAYDTINHMFQMSRMVIPCSTYWNMGFGLGKGEVLKDEEGLANMRHLGKSIDWLGKAIMPHIDTYPK
- a CDS encoding Zn-dependent hydrolase, with amino-acid sequence MDNKDVRVNGKRLQTSLEEMAKIGATPGGGVQRLTLTDEDKKARDLFVSWLKELNLEITIDEMGNIFGKRPGKNNDLPPVMSGSHIDSQPKGGRFDGILGVMGPLEVLRTLHENNIETERPITIVDWTNEEGSRFAPAMVASGVWAGALERDWVYDRTDINGKRFEDELIRIGYKGSAPAKKWPVHCYYEYHIEQGPMLEREGKKIGAPKGILCLHWYDIYLEGEANQVGPTPMEGRHDALCAAAEMILKVNELPDRMGGNMVATVGEIQNYPNSRNIIPDKVHFTVDIRSWDDDHALKAWEIVRKNFEDIAARRGCPIKIEETWRVEHSPFDEKLVQRILDVADGLGYSSLHMVSGAGHDASYMNQVCPTAMIFVPSIGGRSHVEVESTTWEDCEAGANVLLHAMLQSANEV
- the preA gene encoding NAD-dependent dihydropyrimidine dehydrogenase subunit PreA — protein: MANNVDLSIDFCGVHFKNPFLLSSSPVSNSAEMVARSFDAGWSGVVFKTLNSDRLPIVHPSPRMHCVDIGSKKQVAVQNVEMISDRPLKDNLMEFLYLKKNYPDYPIIASIMGFFTDEWVYLAKAAEDNGADLLELNFSCPHMCIEGAGHKVGQAFQLLEGFTAAVKEVVSIPVIAKMTPNITDMNEPAMYAKNGGADAISAINTVRGISSVGLDDFVPTPNVFGKGAISGTSGPAVRPIGLNFIASMAQNDQLNLPLSGIGGIETWIDALEYILLGASTIQVTSGIMHYGYRIIDDMIEGLSDFMTESGVKQISDLVGKALPNLHETEAFDLERQGIAEYDMDKCIGCGQCYIVCQDAAGQAIEWDAESRRPNVIEDKCLSCMLCKFVCPVPDLISHKEMPKGWKRQDTAVMDSSLEKDVKHEPFTKEGPNECVI